In Devosia beringensis, a single window of DNA contains:
- a CDS encoding ABC transporter substrate-binding protein, whose amino-acid sequence MLATGLLVASASAAQAFPVTVKSCDREVTFAAPPQRAVSNDVNLTEMMLALGLSDRMVGYTGVSAWKTLDETLRQGVEQLPELSPDYPTKEVLLGADADFYFAGWNYGMTVGGEVTPQTLAAFDIAVYELTESCIHIMAKSKASMDDMYVDLLNLGRIFGVEDRARALVDGYRQELEAFAAARPATAAAPSVFVYDSGEDMPFTAGRYAIPTALIEAAGGRNIMDDVETSWVAVGWEPVIERNPEVIVIVNYGDVTAEQKIAFMQNNPAFSAIPAVQNDRFVVLDYVEATPGPRNIAAIKRLSAAFFPC is encoded by the coding sequence TCGCGGCGCCGCCGCAGCGCGCCGTCTCCAATGACGTCAACCTCACCGAAATGATGCTGGCGCTCGGCCTGAGCGACCGCATGGTGGGCTATACCGGCGTGTCGGCATGGAAGACGCTCGACGAAACCCTGCGCCAGGGCGTCGAGCAACTGCCCGAGCTGTCGCCCGACTATCCAACCAAGGAAGTGCTGCTCGGCGCTGATGCCGATTTCTACTTTGCCGGCTGGAACTACGGCATGACGGTGGGTGGCGAGGTAACGCCGCAGACACTCGCCGCCTTCGACATCGCCGTCTACGAGCTCACCGAGAGCTGCATCCACATCATGGCCAAATCCAAGGCCTCGATGGACGATATGTATGTCGATCTGCTCAATCTGGGCCGCATCTTTGGCGTCGAGGACCGCGCCCGTGCCCTGGTGGACGGCTACAGGCAGGAACTGGAGGCCTTCGCCGCCGCGCGTCCGGCGACCGCGGCGGCCCCGTCCGTCTTCGTCTATGACTCGGGGGAGGACATGCCCTTTACCGCCGGTCGCTATGCCATTCCCACGGCGCTGATCGAGGCAGCCGGCGGCCGCAATATCATGGACGATGTCGAGACCAGTTGGGTCGCGGTGGGCTGGGAGCCGGTCATCGAGCGCAATCCGGAGGTGATCGTGATCGTCAATTATGGGGATGTGACAGCCGAGCAGAAGATTGCCTTCATGCAGAACAATCCTGCCTTCTCAGCCATTCCCGCGGTGCAGAACGATCGCTTCGTCGTGCTGGATTATGTCGAGGCGACGCCGGGCCCGCGCAATATCGCGGCCATCAAGCGGCTGTCCGCCGCCTTCTTTCCTTGCTGA